In Urechidicola croceus, a single window of DNA contains:
- a CDS encoding glycosyltransferase family 2 protein, translating into MDKSENEILVSVGIPFYNSEKYLADAIKSVLNQSYNNIELILIDDGSNDTSIDIARKFESSDNRVKLISDGENLGLPSRLNQLSKLANGKYYARMDADDIMHPDRLKKQVKYLIAHPEIDLLGSGLISIDNENNITGVRKGTFRDGFSLENVLKATWCVHPTITGKTKWFKNNPYDENLRRAQDYELWIRTVDKSNFVRLGEAYLFYREASTPSLPKYIQSTQYSLNTFKKNRSKIGILNVVKLSIEKILKLMVYFGFSIFGATDKLIQRRSVPLAIEDKKFYTSVLKKVI; encoded by the coding sequence ATGGATAAATCAGAAAATGAAATATTAGTTTCAGTTGGAATCCCTTTTTATAATTCTGAAAAATATTTAGCAGATGCAATTAAATCTGTTTTAAATCAATCATATAACAATATAGAATTGATTTTAATTGATGATGGTAGTAATGATACCTCAATTGATATTGCTCGTAAGTTCGAATCTTCTGACAATAGAGTGAAACTCATTAGTGATGGGGAAAATTTAGGATTGCCATCACGATTAAATCAATTATCGAAGTTAGCAAATGGGAAGTATTATGCAAGAATGGATGCAGATGATATTATGCATCCTGATAGACTTAAAAAGCAAGTAAAGTATTTGATTGCTCATCCAGAGATTGATTTATTGGGCTCAGGGTTGATTTCTATTGATAATGAGAATAATATTACAGGAGTAAGAAAAGGAACATTTAGAGACGGATTTAGCTTAGAAAATGTTTTAAAAGCAACTTGGTGTGTACATCCAACAATTACCGGAAAAACCAAATGGTTTAAAAATAATCCATATGATGAGAATTTAAGAAGAGCACAAGATTATGAATTATGGATAAGAACTGTTGATAAAAGCAATTTCGTGAGGCTTGGAGAGGCATACCTGTTTTATAGAGAGGCAAGTACACCGTCTTTGCCTAAGTACATTCAATCAACACAATATTCATTGAATACTTTTAAAAAGAATAGAAGTAAAATAGGTATATTGAATGTTGTGAAATTGAGTATTGAAAAAATATTAAAACTAATGGTCTATTTTGGATTTTCTATATTTGGAGCAACAGATAAACTAATACAAAGAAGATCTGTACCATTAGCAATTGAAGATAAAAAATTTTACACAAGTGTATTAAAAAAAGTAATTTAA
- a CDS encoding glycosyltransferase, with product MKRIIHIVGSMNRAGAETMVMNLYRQLDRENYQFDFIYFTNNDCDYDDEIKELRGKIYRIPSKNVFSRYLKYFSLLRKLDKNTSIHSHMNINNSMYLGIAYLAGIKTRVSHCHGTEGKYHQSFLRRIYKKFSFSLIDRFATKYIACGEAAGKYLYPKVKSSEITLLPNAIDVRKFSESRVVNRNYLRNLLNLEKDVIILTQIGRLIKVKNHTFSIQFLKHLKSKGIKFHFVIIGDGELNDSLKELVNKEDLEDNVTFLGVRSDVPELLSGSDCMLMPSLHEGFPVVLVESQAIGLPSLISDTISPEVDLGLKLVVFSGLNDDFSIWEEKLLNILLQEDIKAGKISEVLTDRGFNIVESVKKLERIYG from the coding sequence ATGAAAAGAATAATACACATAGTTGGTTCAATGAATAGAGCAGGTGCTGAGACCATGGTTATGAATTTATACCGTCAGTTAGATAGAGAAAATTATCAATTTGACTTTATTTACTTTACAAATAATGACTGTGATTATGATGATGAGATTAAGGAATTAAGAGGTAAGATATATAGAATTCCTTCTAAAAATGTTTTTTCTAGATATCTAAAATATTTTTCTTTATTGAGAAAATTAGATAAAAATACAAGTATACATTCACATATGAATATTAATAACTCTATGTATTTAGGAATAGCTTATTTAGCAGGAATAAAAACAAGAGTATCACATTGTCATGGTACAGAAGGAAAGTATCACCAAAGTTTTTTAAGACGTATATATAAGAAGTTTAGCTTTAGTTTGATTGATAGGTTTGCAACAAAATATATTGCCTGTGGAGAAGCAGCAGGAAAGTATTTGTACCCTAAAGTGAAAAGTTCTGAAATTACACTATTGCCAAATGCTATTGATGTCAGGAAATTTTCTGAGAGTAGAGTTGTCAATAGAAATTACCTAAGAAACTTATTGAATCTCGAAAAAGATGTGATAATTTTAACTCAAATAGGAAGACTAATAAAAGTTAAAAATCATACTTTTTCAATTCAATTTTTAAAACATTTAAAATCTAAAGGAATCAAATTTCATTTTGTAATTATTGGTGATGGAGAGTTAAATGATTCATTAAAAGAGTTAGTTAATAAAGAAGATTTAGAAGATAATGTTACATTTTTAGGTGTAAGATCAGATGTGCCTGAATTACTTTCAGGATCAGATTGTATGTTAATGCCATCACTTCATGAAGGGTTCCCAGTGGTGTTAGTTGAATCTCAAGCAATAGGATTACCATCATTAATTTCTGATACAATTTCTCCAGAAGTAGATTTAGGTCTTAAATTGGTAGTGTTTTCAGGTTTAAATGATGATTTTTCAATTTGGGAAGAAAAATTATTAAATATACTTCTTCAAGAAGATATAAAAGCAGGAAAGATTTCAGAAGTGTTAACTGATAGAGGTTTTAATATTGTTGAGAGTGTTAAAAAATTAGAAAGAATCTATGGATAA
- a CDS encoding ATP-grasp fold amidoligase family protein encodes MSIRPNKKQIDNSYILSFFFRSYMKFKNLVTSDEQYAKKIYRKRFKKELNLDNPKTFNEKIQWLKLNDRTPVHTICADKIAVRDYVKERIGEEYLIPLEKVFSSASELIPENITDEYPVIIKCNHNSGAYTIVKNKEDIDWRNERLKYSNLLKQNYYHQGREWQYKDIEPKLFAEKLLTDEKGSIPKDYKIFCFDGEPKFIQVDIDRQINHLRNFYDTDWNLMPVELIYGKGDDVEKPKQLEKMLKLAKELGKDFVFARVDFYTFGNEIYFGEITFHPESGFGKFNENNDFELGKYLSLEKLK; translated from the coding sequence ATGTCAATTAGACCTAACAAAAAACAAATAGACAATTCATATATTTTAAGTTTCTTTTTTAGATCTTATATGAAGTTTAAAAATCTAGTTACTTCTGATGAGCAATATGCTAAAAAAATATACAGAAAGAGATTTAAAAAAGAATTAAACCTTGATAACCCTAAAACATTTAATGAGAAAATTCAATGGTTGAAATTGAATGACAGGACACCAGTTCACACAATTTGTGCAGATAAAATAGCTGTTAGAGATTATGTAAAAGAAAGAATTGGAGAAGAATACTTAATTCCTCTGGAAAAAGTATTTTCAAGTGCAAGTGAACTAATACCAGAGAATATTACAGATGAATATCCTGTAATTATTAAGTGCAATCACAATAGCGGAGCATATACAATTGTAAAAAATAAAGAAGATATTGATTGGCGAAATGAACGCCTAAAATATTCGAATTTATTAAAACAGAATTATTATCATCAAGGAAGAGAGTGGCAATATAAAGATATTGAGCCAAAATTATTTGCAGAAAAATTATTGACCGATGAAAAAGGAAGTATCCCAAAAGATTATAAAATATTTTGTTTTGATGGTGAACCAAAATTTATTCAAGTAGATATAGACCGTCAAATAAATCATTTGAGAAATTTTTATGATACTGATTGGAATTTGATGCCTGTTGAGTTGATTTATGGCAAAGGTGATGATGTTGAAAAACCAAAGCAACTTGAAAAAATGTTAAAGTTGGCTAAGGAATTAGGGAAGGATTTTGTTTTTGCAAGAGTTGATTTTTATACTTTCGGAAATGAAATTTATTTTGGAGAAATAACATTTCATCCTGAGTCAGGATTTGGAAAGTTTAATGAAAACAATGATTTTGAATTAGGAAAGTATTTATCATTAGAAAAATTAAAATGA
- a CDS encoding glycosyltransferase family 2 protein has product MILSIVLPVYNVSEYIEKCIRSCSNQDIPITEYEIIAINDGSPDDSLHICEKLAAEVKNLKIVSQENRGLSGARNTGLRHSKGEYVWFVDSDDWINDNCLKEITLKLKSIKSDIFWLGHNVVTSSKVLDSFIPKEIEKPVSGEDFFENHLDNLFYIWKFIYKRKFLLDNDLTFYEGILYEDLEFTPRALHIAKTCYNLPKVYYHYLMREGSIVNNIKLRNINDRFFICNRILEKIENTSVSEKYYKVCYEIVVRNVIGTIKMAVRSGVRLPTIVQEVVGKIKIQSFLDTRLKKEMRFIKLNLGAYYAINRFGYKIYKKLKK; this is encoded by the coding sequence ATGATACTATCAATAGTTTTACCAGTTTATAATGTTTCTGAATACATTGAAAAGTGTATTAGAAGTTGTAGTAATCAAGATATTCCTATTACTGAATATGAGATTATTGCTATAAATGATGGTTCACCAGATGATAGTCTGCATATATGCGAAAAACTTGCTGCTGAGGTTAAAAACCTTAAGATTGTTTCACAAGAAAATAGAGGTCTAAGTGGTGCTAGAAATACTGGTTTAAGACACTCTAAAGGAGAATATGTTTGGTTTGTAGATTCTGATGATTGGATTAATGACAATTGTTTAAAAGAAATTACATTAAAGTTAAAATCTATAAAATCTGATATATTTTGGTTGGGTCATAATGTTGTAACAAGTAGTAAAGTTTTGGATTCATTTATTCCAAAAGAGATTGAGAAACCAGTTTCTGGTGAAGATTTTTTTGAAAATCATTTAGATAATTTGTTTTATATCTGGAAGTTTATTTATAAACGAAAATTCTTATTAGATAATGATTTAACTTTCTATGAAGGAATTCTATATGAAGATTTAGAATTTACTCCAAGAGCTTTGCACATAGCAAAAACATGTTATAATCTTCCTAAAGTATATTATCATTATTTAATGCGTGAAGGAAGTATTGTTAATAATATTAAACTCAGAAATATTAATGACCGTTTCTTTATATGTAACAGAATTCTTGAAAAAATAGAAAATACATCTGTTTCAGAAAAGTACTATAAAGTTTGTTATGAAATAGTTGTTAGAAACGTAATTGGAACAATAAAAATGGCTGTAAGATCTGGAGTAAGATTGCCAACTATAGTACAAGAAGTTGTAGGAAAAATTAAAATTCAATCTTTTTTAGATACAAGATTGAAAAAAGAAATGAGATTTATCAAATTGAATCTAGGAGCATATTATGCTATAAATCGATTTGGATATAAAATATATAAAAAACTTAAAAAGTAA
- a CDS encoding polysaccharide pyruvyl transferase family protein: protein MITKLKKLISHKTKVKALLYKLKFKPDKDFNFKIPDTNKRIFIFLAADYGNLGDVAITYAQHKFLTNTFEDYVTTEIPISKTLSGLEFVRRNIKKDDIITTVGGGNMGDLYEQIENYRQLVFEYFPNNKIISFPQTIDFSESESGQIALANAQRVYSGHKHLLLLAREQKTFDFFQKNFPNNKSLLVPDIVMSLNRVEPIFERKGAVICLREDKEKKLTREQNKQLVEAFSSNFESHIFRDTHIGTDFMSLKNRVGELFSIWNTFKMAEVVVTDRLHGMIFCFITNTPAIVLLNNNHKVQSSYEWIKSSKNIHLIPDYSIDKVKIAIEKIKSSNEENVKEDLLKHFSEVKKVISQL from the coding sequence ATGATAACCAAACTAAAAAAACTAATTTCACACAAAACAAAAGTAAAAGCACTTTTGTATAAATTGAAGTTTAAACCAGATAAAGATTTTAATTTTAAAATTCCTGATACTAATAAACGAATTTTTATTTTTTTGGCTGCAGATTATGGAAATCTAGGAGATGTTGCAATTACGTACGCACAGCACAAATTTTTAACTAATACTTTTGAAGATTATGTAACAACAGAAATTCCTATTAGTAAAACACTTAGTGGATTAGAATTCGTAAGAAGAAACATTAAAAAAGATGATATTATTACAACTGTTGGAGGAGGAAATATGGGAGATTTGTATGAGCAAATTGAAAATTACCGTCAGTTAGTATTTGAATACTTCCCAAATAATAAAATCATTTCTTTTCCGCAAACTATTGACTTTTCTGAAAGTGAAAGTGGGCAAATAGCATTAGCAAACGCACAGCGTGTTTATAGTGGTCATAAACATTTATTACTTTTAGCAAGAGAGCAAAAAACATTTGATTTCTTTCAAAAAAACTTTCCTAATAATAAATCATTACTAGTTCCTGATATTGTAATGTCTTTAAATAGAGTTGAACCAATTTTCGAACGAAAAGGAGCTGTAATTTGTTTACGTGAAGATAAAGAGAAAAAGTTAACCCGTGAACAGAATAAACAATTAGTAGAAGCATTTTCTAGTAATTTTGAAAGCCACATTTTTAGAGATACACATATTGGAACCGACTTTATGAGTTTAAAAAATAGAGTTGGAGAATTGTTTTCAATTTGGAATACTTTTAAAATGGCAGAAGTTGTTGTAACTGATAGGCTTCATGGTATGATTTTCTGTTTTATTACCAATACACCAGCAATTGTACTTTTAAATAATAACCATAAAGTACAGTCTTCATATGAATGGATAAAAAGTTCAAAAAACATTCATTTAATTCCCGATTATTCTATCGATAAGGTCAAAATTGCAATAGAAAAAATAAAATCAAGTAATGAAGAAAATGTAAAAGAAGATTTATTAAAGCATTTTTCTGAAGTAAAAAAAGTTATAAGTCAATTATAA
- a CDS encoding lipopolysaccharide biosynthesis protein, with protein MSTNQLKGGVALSYVIIFLTNAIGLVITPFIIRSLGQAEYGLYTMIGALVGYMTVLDFGLNKTIVRFVAKYRAEKDKVGEENFLAHGFIMYGLISLVVIIGGLSIYFNLDSLYSETLTTIELKKAKIMFLILVFNLAVSLPGGAFKGICSGYEEFILPRIVNITRYIVRSAMVVGLLILGGDAVGIVILDTCMNLLIIAVNATIVFKKLKVRIHLHQFQRPLLRLISGYSIWIFVFAIVHQMRWQFGQLILGLTFSTSVVAIYAVGVTVGNYYGAFSSAIESVFLPRAMQMVTAKATSTELTNMFIRISRIILLVLLYIFGGFILVGKEFVHYWAGADFDEAYLYVVVMMLGLTLILSQGFANNILEARNKLKFRGVLLLVLTICGAVLGAFLAKEYKGLGMIVGTVIFMLLERVIMTWYYQKKIDLQMFRYYKEIAPLFVLSFLIILSTNYFSKFVDEFSIKYLIIKAVTYSLIYVSLFWFILTKSEKELVNEIVNKIKRVFVKK; from the coding sequence ATGTCAACAAACCAACTAAAAGGAGGTGTTGCTTTATCATATGTCATTATATTTTTAACAAATGCCATAGGTTTAGTTATTACACCATTTATTATACGCTCATTAGGACAAGCCGAATATGGCTTGTATACAATGATTGGCGCATTGGTTGGCTATATGACTGTTCTTGATTTTGGTTTAAATAAAACAATTGTTCGATTTGTAGCAAAATATAGAGCGGAAAAAGATAAAGTTGGAGAGGAAAATTTCTTGGCGCATGGCTTTATTATGTATGGTCTAATTTCATTGGTAGTAATAATAGGGGGTTTAAGTATATATTTCAATTTAGATAGTTTGTATAGTGAAACACTTACTACTATAGAGTTGAAAAAGGCTAAAATTATGTTTTTAATTTTAGTTTTTAACTTGGCTGTTTCGTTACCTGGCGGTGCTTTTAAGGGTATTTGCAGTGGTTATGAAGAGTTTATTTTACCTCGAATAGTTAATATTACCAGATATATTGTTCGTAGCGCTATGGTTGTAGGTTTGCTAATATTGGGTGGTGATGCAGTTGGAATAGTAATTCTTGATACTTGTATGAACTTATTGATTATTGCTGTAAATGCTACTATAGTATTTAAAAAACTTAAAGTCAGAATTCATTTACATCAATTTCAAAGACCGTTATTAAGATTAATTTCTGGTTATTCTATATGGATATTTGTCTTTGCAATTGTTCATCAAATGCGATGGCAATTTGGACAATTGATACTTGGCTTAACATTTAGTACAAGTGTAGTTGCAATTTATGCAGTTGGAGTTACAGTTGGGAATTATTATGGCGCATTTTCTTCAGCAATAGAATCAGTATTTTTACCTCGGGCAATGCAAATGGTAACTGCAAAAGCAACATCAACAGAGTTAACTAATATGTTTATAAGAATTTCAAGAATAATTTTATTGGTTCTTTTATACATTTTTGGAGGTTTTATTTTAGTAGGAAAGGAGTTTGTTCATTATTGGGCAGGTGCAGATTTTGATGAAGCTTATTTATATGTTGTTGTTATGATGCTTGGTTTAACTTTAATCTTAAGTCAGGGGTTTGCAAATAATATTTTGGAAGCCAGAAATAAACTGAAATTTAGAGGGGTTTTATTATTGGTTTTAACAATTTGTGGAGCGGTTTTGGGAGCATTTTTAGCAAAAGAATATAAAGGGTTAGGTATGATTGTGGGAACTGTGATTTTTATGCTTTTAGAAAGAGTTATAATGACATGGTATTATCAAAAAAAGATAGATTTACAAATGTTTAGGTACTATAAAGAAATAGCACCATTATTTGTTCTATCATTTTTAATAATTTTAAGTACTAATTATTTTTCGAAATTCGTTGATGAGTTTTCAATTAAATATCTAATAATTAAGGCAGTAACCTATAGTTTAATTTATGTGTCACTATTTTGGTTTATTTTGACCAAAAGTGAAAAAGAATTGGTAAATGAAATTGTCAATAAGATTAAAAGAGTATTTGTAAAAAAATAA
- a CDS encoding UDP-glucose dehydrogenase family protein produces the protein MNLTVVGTGYVGLVSGTCFSEMGNKVTCIDIDESKIENLKKGIIPIYEPGLEPMVLRNYKKNNLQFSTKLEDGLSKCDIVFIAVGTPMGEDGSADLQYVIAVAQQIGKSMQKPLIVVDKSTVPVGTADKVKETITAELAKRNEDIPFHVVSNPEFLKEGAAIQDFMKPDRVVIGAEDEFAIEQMRALYAPFVHNRDRLIFMDVRSAEMTKYVANAMLATKISFMNEVANICELVGADVNQVRVGIGSDSRIGYSFIYPGSGYGGSCFPKDVSALKKMAEEKGYKANLIASVEDVNDKQKFVIANKVIKRFGENLKGKTFALWGLAFKPETDDMREAPAIYVVKELVKRGAKIKAYDPKAMDEAKHFYLKDIKEVNYFDSKYETLKGSDAMILLTEWKEFRSPDFDELKNQLTSPIIFDGRNQFDEDRLVKKGFEYYQIGKM, from the coding sequence ATGAATTTAACAGTAGTGGGGACTGGTTATGTTGGTTTAGTTAGTGGTACTTGTTTTTCTGAAATGGGAAATAAAGTTACATGTATTGACATCGACGAGTCCAAAATTGAAAACCTCAAAAAAGGTATAATTCCAATATACGAACCTGGTTTAGAACCAATGGTGTTAAGGAATTATAAAAAAAACAACTTACAATTTAGTACCAAACTTGAAGATGGATTATCAAAATGTGATATAGTCTTCATCGCAGTTGGTACTCCAATGGGAGAAGATGGTTCGGCCGATTTACAATATGTAATAGCAGTAGCACAACAAATTGGTAAATCGATGCAAAAACCCCTTATTGTTGTAGACAAGTCTACAGTTCCCGTTGGTACTGCAGATAAAGTTAAAGAAACTATTACTGCAGAATTAGCAAAGAGAAACGAAGATATTCCTTTTCATGTTGTTTCAAATCCAGAATTTTTAAAAGAAGGGGCTGCAATTCAAGATTTTATGAAGCCCGATAGAGTTGTTATCGGTGCTGAAGATGAATTTGCAATAGAACAAATGAGAGCATTATACGCACCATTTGTACACAATAGAGATAGACTTATTTTTATGGATGTTCGTTCTGCAGAAATGACTAAGTATGTTGCCAATGCTATGTTGGCAACTAAAATTTCATTTATGAATGAAGTTGCAAACATTTGCGAACTTGTGGGAGCTGATGTCAATCAAGTTAGGGTTGGTATAGGTTCTGATAGCCGTATTGGTTATAGTTTCATTTACCCAGGAAGTGGATATGGCGGCTCATGTTTTCCAAAAGATGTTTCAGCATTGAAAAAAATGGCCGAAGAAAAAGGTTATAAGGCAAATTTGATTGCTTCAGTAGAAGATGTGAATGACAAACAAAAGTTTGTTATTGCAAATAAGGTAATAAAGCGTTTTGGTGAAAATCTTAAAGGAAAAACATTTGCACTTTGGGGACTCGCATTCAAGCCAGAAACTGATGATATGCGTGAAGCACCAGCAATTTACGTAGTAAAAGAATTGGTAAAACGCGGTGCTAAAATCAAGGCATATGACCCAAAAGCAATGGATGAGGCAAAACATTTTTATTTAAAGGATATAAAAGAAGTAAATTACTTCGATTCAAAATATGAAACTCTTAAAGGATCTGATGCTATGATTCTTTTAACCGAATGGAAAGAGTTTCGCTCTCCCGATTTTGATGAATTAAAGAACCAACTTACAAGCCCGATAATTTTTGATGGTAGAAATCAATTTGATGAAGATAGACTCGTAAAAAAAGGATTTGAGTACTATCAAATTGGGAAAATGTAA